A window of the Desulforapulum autotrophicum HRM2 genome harbors these coding sequences:
- a CDS encoding phage tail protein, with the protein MADYPLPVFHFQVEWGGTLLGFSEVSGLNIETQVIEYRDGLSPEYSVRKMPGIPKFGNITLKRGILPNDNEFFTWVNATALNKAERRDLIISLLNEKHEPVMTWKAVNAFPVKIEGPGLKATGNEVAIESLEVAHEGLTIENG; encoded by the coding sequence ATGGCAGATTATCCTTTACCGGTTTTTCATTTTCAGGTGGAATGGGGCGGAACCCTTCTGGGTTTTTCCGAGGTATCGGGCTTAAATATCGAAACCCAGGTAATCGAATACCGGGACGGATTGAGTCCCGAATATTCGGTCAGGAAAATGCCCGGCATTCCAAAATTCGGCAATATCACTCTGAAACGGGGCATTTTACCCAATGACAATGAGTTTTTCACATGGGTGAATGCCACCGCCCTGAACAAGGCTGAACGAAGGGATCTGATCATCAGCCTGCTCAATGAAAAACATGAACCGGTCATGACGTGGAAAGCGGTCAATGCCTTTCCCGTTAAAATTGAAGGCCCGGGATTGAAAGCTACGGGCAACGAGGTGGCCATCGAATCTCTGGAGGTTGCCCATGAGGGGCTGACCATTGAAAACGGTTGA